In Panicum virgatum strain AP13 chromosome 5K, P.virgatum_v5, whole genome shotgun sequence, the genomic window CAGGCTGCGCCAGCGTCACGGTGGCcaccggggcgcgcggcggcaccATCATCCGCCGCGGCGCGTCCGTCATGGCCTCCGTCCTGGAGGCGCCGAACCCGGTCGGCGACGCCGGCAGGCTGATCGACACCTGCCGCGCGCCCGGGAGCGACGGCGAGTACCCCGGGGACGCCgctgcggccatggcggcggcgatcaTGTCACCGTGTCGCTCCTACGCACACACCAAAAACCGTTCATACTCCTGGTTGGTTTCGACCAGGTGCTAGCTAGCTTCGTGTATGGTCAGTGACACGAGGGCTTACTCTGAACACCGGCTCCTCGGCGGAGAGGCTCGACGCGATGTGAACGGCGACGGCGTCCGGGTGCACGAGCGCGGAACGTTGCGGCAGCGGCGCAGGTTCGTCCGTCTCCATGAACCTCGCGAAACCTGCATGCATGTTCATCGTCAGAggaaaacaaaacaaaggcTGGAGATCGATCGACACAAACGCAGACACCGTAGCTGATCGATCACTTGTCAGTGCAAAGGagtggagtcatcatcactagaGTGCTTACGGGTGCACGCCGTGCATCTTGTCATTGCCGTCTACTTCCTGACTGAGCAGTGATCACTATGAGAAGAAAGAAGTTAAGGGGAATGTTACTTTGAAGCCAAGATAGATGAACAGGAATCGGCTAGTCCCGTGTAGCAGACAAGAGAATCAGCTGCTCACAAGAAGATGCAATGCAATACCACTTGTGTTTGTGTAGTGGACGCGCGTATATATAAGGTCTCCGAACTGAGTGCAGGGAGGAGCTAGATAGATAGACGGCATCGCCGGGCAGAATGTGCAATTGAATGCCGACGCATCACGAACCGTCCATATGTGTGGCGCAGGTGCCGCCGTGCAGGATATCCCGGCAAGATCTCGAGACTTGTGGCTCCGGCATTCCGATCGAGCGCAAGCATGGCAAGCGTTGGGCACAAATGGCATGGCCTTCCCTGAACTGCAGGCAACCCTGACGAGACCACGGCCTCTAGTTTTTGGTAGCAGATGCAGAGCTCTTGGGGGAAGAGAACTGTCGGGCAGGCAGGCTGAGACACATGCTTCTACAGGGAGTAGCGCTAGCGCAACTGGGCGATGGCTAGTTGTTGATAGGACGACCGTCATATCTGAAACTTATTGCTCGCCTTATCATTCACAGTAGCTAAGCTCTGAAAACTTCTACCAGCGCAGATGACAGTCTGTTTTCAGCTTTCCAATAAATCTTTTCCACAGGGATGCAAATCAATTTGCATCTGAATTCTATTCTTTTTTATTCTGATATAAGCGAGATGAGAACCAGTATTATTTGTTAATTATAATTCGGACTTCAGAGATGTGCTATAGAATTATAGCATCTagcatgctttttttttttttttgcagtgaCATCTAGCATGCTGTGTTGCTAGGCAGGAACATCATCAGCGTGCTGAACATGTGCCCCGATCGAGCTTGTCCTTGCTCAAGGTAAAACGCAAAACGATAGATTGTTCAAGGGAGGCTACAAGTGGACAAGGCCATGCGCTAACTTTCTGAACTGAAAGCGATACCTGCCACACGGCCTTAGGGCAAAGGCTTCTGACTGAGCCACGCCACATGCCAATATGCCATGCCCGGTTGCTGTCAGGGAAACTCAGGCGGCAGCCTGAACTGCCTAGAAGCTCCAGAACCTGAAGTTTTCTGAACTTGTTTTCGCCCTCCCGTCTCGTGGGTTTCGTATCAACGCGAGGCCCAGGCGTCAGAGAGAAGCGTCGTTCCCGATGCGATGTGATGCAGTTGCAGCGATACCCAAGCGAAAGAATTCAAGGGCGTGttcgaaaaaaaaaaaaagagaattcCAGGGAAGAAGTAATCGTTGGGGATCagtatctttttgtttttttgaagAAGTGTTGGGGATCAGTATCATACCTGGAACACAGGTGCATCGGGGCGTTCGGTCGGGACGAGCAGGGCAATGCCGGCGGTGAGTCTGTTCTCGAGGGCGATCACCAGTCGGGGCGGATCAGCTAGGGCCTAGGGCTAGCGGCGGCGATCGCGGCCGGCGGGGTTAGGAGTGGCGGGCGACGGGGGCTGTGTCGCTGCGGGTGGGGTCGGAGTCGAGGAGCCCGATGCCTGGAGCACGTGTCAGCctggctagggaggtggcgtcACGAATCACGATTTACCCGCGCGGGCATGCCCACGCCATGCTCAGGGTTGCCACAAGAACTACACGAGTATGACATAGTGGGCCCACGAACTAGCTCGGATGCTGTCTCTCTCCGCGATTGTGCATGCGTGCTAGGGTctaacatatatatatttttttgaaaatactcTAGCATAGTAGTATACTATATGTCGCCTTCTTAAAGTATTTTTTAGGTCATATTTACCCCTACTATATGCAAGCTGCAAGATGATTTGTTTTTGTCCAACAAATGATATAGCATACATGTACTCCCTCAGTCTTAAATTATAAttcgttttgattttttttatgtgtACATAGTTTTTTTTATGTATGTAGACACATCTagatataaaataaaaaataatatatgcaTGCATCCAGAAAAACTATAGCATGAATTGTGGTTTGGGACGGAGGTAGTAGCTAAGAAGTTTGAGCAAGGGTATCTATCTAGCTAATTAAAGCGGGGCATATATATTTTGGGGGACTCACCAGCTAGCTGCCCTTGCAAATCAATGTACAAATTGTTGGACCCCCAGGCCGCAATGGCAGGATTTGCAAGTACTAACAGCCATTTCCCTTGTGATATTTAACATAACCACCACACGCAGATTAATTAGCAAAGAGATAATTAAGTTATCCGGCAGGAGCGACGTGGCCGATCGATCGAGGCCACTCACTATCATGGTAAAGCcatagaatatatatatatgttggcTGGGACTGGTTCCAAGAGCTACTACGTTGCCTATGAGCTAGATCCCACCTTCAACACCAGATACCATCACAGGAGTCATGATGAGCAAAAACATATATAATCCCTCCCATTTGTTCAAATACATACAAAACTTTTAGTTTTATCTTAACTAATTACCTTATTTTAAGCGTCATACATCTGGGAGTCGTTCACGTATATTATCTTGTGTTTTTCGCAAAaccaaaaaattaaaaagaaaataaacataTTGTCCTCATATATGGCAGCTGGTATGACCAACAGACAAAAGATCCATCTGCACAGTGCATGCACGGTTGCGATCACACTCCAAAGCACGAGCATATGTGCGCGAGAGGTCTATGATAGGTGGAATTACCGATAAGCAAGGTCATTATATAAGTCTCCGACACCAGCATCAGCAAGAGGCAACCAAGGTAGCCACACACGCCATGCTACAGTAAATCACGGTAGGGAGCACTGTTCATCCAGACTCAGAACACTGTTACTCTTTGTGACTTCGCTTCATGAAGTCAGAGAAGTTGGATCAGCAAGAGGCAACCAAGGTAGCCACACACGCCAACTCCACCCAGCTACGAGGCCATGTCACACTCACAGCCACGCCACATCATGCGGGGGAAATTAGAGCCCAAATCCCAGCAAACCAATCGTTCCGTGGCCATTTTGCAAAGCATGGAAATCAAATCTAAAGTAGCTTAAAGGCCAAAAGACAAAAGCGCGCCATGCTTTTACGTTCTTCCCTTTAGTCCTTTTTGGAATCCATGGAGAAATGCCGTATGAATAACAATTAAAAGATGACGAAACAAAGCAGCACTCGCCCAACATCACAATAATATTAGCACGACTCAAGTAGCTTTCAACCCGCAACTAGAGTTATCTTTTGTAAAGAAAAAATGacaaatttattttcttttggcGAGGGGAATTCAAATTATATAGCATAGTTCGCCAACTTTCACTAATATCCATGTATTTGTAACGCTACAGCACTGCACGGAATAAAAAAGGATTAGCAATATGTCACAAAGGATGACATGACCATGCTAGGTGGGTTGCTTCATTGACCTGTCTCTTAACATCCATGCCTAAATGCAGAAACGAAACTGCCTTCAACAAAGTCAGAGGGCAACACTGTATACTCCGTTTCTTACAACTAGAAACCTATACTAGTGTGCCCACCAATTTCCAAAAGAGCAAACCGGCATTATTATCCACAAAAGCAGGGGGATATGTTGCCCTGATATCAAGAATCATCAATTTTGTCACCACAAGCTTTAGGATTCAGTGTTGGGAAATGCAATCACCTCAAAGAGATAGAGAATGGGAGGAGCAAGCAAGCATAACCAGAAAGGTGGTCTGCATATGCTGTCCTTATATTATCTAACAGATCTAGTACTCGATGCTAATGCCATCCAATTCATGAACCTCTTTGTTTCTTCTTAGGGTGTCCATAAGTTTTTCGTTGGATGCTTTTCATGGAGCCTTATGCCCATTGTACATGATATAGAAAAGCAAAGTCCTAATAAACAGGTCAGCTGTCAGTCATCTCCCCAGAATATGCTGCTGCAGGGAAAATGGGTATAGGTAACTCAAATGGCCGTGCACTTGCAGCCTTGtgctattttttttgttgttgttgaaaAAGTGCAAAAATAGCCATGCACTGAGGCACAAAAATGTTATCCATCTAATCAATCATTGACTAGACCAAGATATTAAAAACTCCATTCATCATTGGTACGCTAAATACAATGCTTTACCTTAACCAGTCACCTTTACCAAAATTTCTCATCAGTTCAGCAGAATACACAGATTGCACTAAATTCTACTATTTGAGAACCTACCACGTCAAATCAAGGGGGCCATTCTTTACTTGGACAAATCAAGGACTTACTTTTTTGGAGATAAAATGAACGATGGTGCCAACAAAAGTGTTATGGAAGTTTGCACTCATTGAGCAGACAATGATTGAGGCACCAGTAAAACAGTAGGATGCCTGGACAGCTGGAAGGAATGAAGCTAGCAAAAGATATGATCATGCAGACCAAGTCTTGTATGTTACAAATTTACCTTCAGCATCTTAAATCCATGAATATAGTTTACTCTTGAGCACTGGTGCCAGTCAATGCTCTTTGCTTCAGCTTCTTTTTCATTCCACTTTATCATAGAATAGAATCTGAGTCAAACACAGATCAACTGGTTATTGTACCTTCTCATTTGTACTTTGAGTCACCATTTACTGAGTTTAACTTGGAATCTATAAGTTGTCTTAGCAAGATGTCATAGTTTCTTCCAGAACTACGCATTGTTTTGTCCTCGGATCCTGGGAGTCACCAGACGAAAGGTGAATATAAAAGAATTATCAGCGTATAATAAAGCTTAGCTTAATTCATTATACAGTGATCTTGAAGTTGTTTTGACTGGTAATTAAAGTATTTTGCAGTTTAGAGAAAGGTCCATGTCAAGCCtaatagaaaaatatagcatAGTCTTACACTCCATGAAATTAAATCAACAATAGGCAAAGGGATATAAACAACGAGTAGCATTATGCTACATAATATTTACAAATCATTTTAgatctaaaaaaatctttagcTGTATTTAGTTTTTTACACCAAAAGAAAAGAACTGAAATATTGTAGCTCGGATGGTAAGTTGTTTATTTCTCAACATGGTAATTTAGTGCTCGAATCAGTTGTAGATAGTAGATACTTCTGTTTTCTTCCTTAATTACAAGTTTCTGCTTTAATAAGTTGGGAGCATGTCATAACCGCATATCATTAGAGTGGGACATTCTGTTTCAAGAACGAGATAGTTTTATGTTAAacatggtctctatgaattagGATTTAGGAACTACAGACCTAATGGATTCCAGCTCAAtttttcctccttttttttcACTCTCAGTAGTAATATGCCCTGAGGCTAAGTAATTTCGAGTCACATTCTAGTAGACAGCAGGTCGCAATGAACAGCTCAACAAGTCAGAAAAATAATTTCTTGCTGGCAATCTTCACATAAACAAAATGCCTCTATAACCATCAAAAAGAGAGTCCATGCTagtattttctttcttttccttaacTAAGCCAGGATATCAACTGAGCATATACAAATTAAAATTTAATTCAGGACTTGACATCACAGAAACCACAGATGGAACATATAGTAGGTGTGGAAAATACCACATCCTGGAAAATGTATACATAgaccaaaatatttttttcccaCATACACACAGATGGTTTCTATAGAAAGTTTCATGATAATCCATGCCTAAACCGGAAGATAATTAAGCATTAAAATGTTTATAGGACAAGCAGCTGAGTAAACTTAACCCAGACTACTGCAATCTCTTGCACCCATAACACTTCTACATCATTAATTGACATGAGATGACAGGAGGTACTGATACCTCTTGAAACCTCTCAAGGAATGTAAAAACACTTAAAGTTCTATAACTCAAGTACATAGCTTACCTCGCAGGATCCTTGAAAGATTCCAGTGGTTTTGAAGCAGAAAAGACTATTTGCAGAACTCAATGGTGATTTACTTGGGCTGCACTAAATACGATGCCCATACCTCATCAGATGGAGGGGGTGGTTGAACCCAGTGCCCAGGTATACGGCTGCAGGCAGGTGCAATATTCACAAGGAAAAGAATATATAAGATTTGATTAACACACCACAGCACTGAGCCATTCTGTTACTCCAGCTGTACATTAGTTACATGCTGTTATATAGGAGTAGAAGATATGAAGCTATCATAAGTGTATCAGGCTTGAAAGTGGAGGACACAACAATGCATCAATTTCAAACTAAAAGAAGCTGATGGTTTTCATCTCGTTATTATTAACTAAAAGAAGCCCACAAACCATAATTGCATAGCAACTTCAAACTAGTTACAGAGATTCTTGTTCAATGCATCTAGCTAGTTCGAAAGAAATTGCTTCAACACTAAAAGTCTCACCTTCCTCCAGGTCTCATGAAAGAATCCCACATTCTGCGGACCTATATAAAAACGAGTTATTACTGAGTAAATATATTGAGTAATTGCCCCTGTCATGAAGTGAAAGTGAAAATTATCAAGTTATTTACAGTCTTATACATGATTAACTAAGAAATACTCTCACAAAGTTCTTAAGTTGGCATAATTACCTCAATGAGTGTCCCCATATCGTAGCTGCTTCCATGATAATAATGATAGAACTCAAAAGGAAGATTGCTTACAGGGTCATGATGTCCATGCACTTTCCCCTCAACTTTATGACCCTCATGTTCTGTTTTCTGGCTTGCCTGGTCATTTTTCTCACTTACCCCTACATCTCCCAGATTCTTGTCTTCTGTTGGTCCATTTTTCAAATCCTCAGAACCATCTTCGTGATGATTTTCATTCTGTGGAACCTTCCTTGACTCCTCAGCAGTCAGAATAGCATCCTTAACAGCATCAGTCCGAGCAGCAGTTGCAGCTTGGCGCTCTTCTTCCTCAACTGCAGCCTTAACACGCTCGAGGTATTTATCATCCTCTTCAGGAAGAAAATGACCTACGACATAAAAAGAAATCCATATATTCATCTCTTGCAAAACACCAaacaaaacagaaaaggaaaatCAACATCATCGATGCAAAGAGTAAAGTTTGCAGTTTTGCAGAATCCCGTGAGCACACTGGCATTCCTAAAAGTTTGCAGTCTTGCAGAAGCCCGTGAGCAGTGGCATTAAAAGTTTGCGCCAGTGGGATCATATACAGGTGGACATATGTACGTTATTGCTGACGTGATTAAGATGTCcttttctctcaaaaaaaaggaaaggggtTGCTAGGCATGTGCACTTTCAGCATGCATTTGCCGGAATCTGAACAATACAGCTGAGTCTTTAAGGTCAGAAAACAATGTGATAATGACACTCCATctgttttaaaattttattagtAAAAGTCCATCAGAGAATTGGTATTTCACGATGTAAGTCAATTACGAAAATAAAGTATAATCACCACAATTTTTCCAACTGCCTATGCTTTTATGGCTGAGAGAGTGGATTTAAATGCTAAAATATTTGTTAACTAAATTAAACATGACACGTTATTTCCTAGATAATCCACCtcattaattttataatttagGGTCAGAAGGTTAGAAAATATATCATGTATAAACAGACAAGGTAAATAAAGAAATAGGTAAACtccttcttaatataatgaggcgcagctctcctgcgtttttcaagagaaaaaaaaagaaattggtAAACAGGAATATCTCACCTTGTTTCTTCATTTTTTGAACTCTTATAGAACGAAGCTCCTGAAGTTTCTCAACCATTAGGGCAAGCTCGAGCTGGAAGTCAGATTTATATATACAAAGTTAGTATATTCAGAATCAAGAATATTATGAAAACATCCATAGAATCAATATTAGccattaaataataaagaaagtaaCTCGaacaactactcaattattcatGAACTGATTGCATAACAGCTCTGAAGAAACAGCTAGAAACTATGTGTATTATAGAATTAGAGGGTTCCTAAATTCATAAGAAAAcaagagaaagatcaaaagaataGGAAGGCATAACTTCATGGTTGCAGCAAAACTTGTCCATACTAACAAAGTAATAAAAGACAGTCCTGAACAAGCTAGAGAACATATTGTTCACAGTACACGATAGGCATGAAATTTGTACCTCAGATTCTAGGCGCTTTCTTTCCTCATTTGCTTTCTTTCTAGCAATCTGCTTCATGCTTTCCACCTGGTTTACAAGTACACAAATGAATCAGTTAATCATGGAGCAGCAATGGTGTCCTAATTCAGAATAACCCTAACAAGTGAAacaaaatttcacaaaaataaaaagaaaggcACCTTCCGTTTCGCAATGTCCTTGGCTATTTGCTTGGCCCTCCATTCATCAGCTTCCTGGTCAATTCTATCATAATCTGCACGCTCCTGTGAAACATCGAGACAGTGCATGTGCATGTCATCACATAGTTGGATTTTTGGCTGCTTTTAAGGAAGGCCTTCACAAACATATAAACCGTAAAAAGACAAGGGTGAGGACCACCTTCTGGAAAAGCTCTGCGACATGTTTTCGTTTCCTCTTCCTCCAGCTCTTATTTCTCTTGGCTTTCTGCAGCTTCTGAGTTAACCTAACCATTGCCGATCTTTCCTCCCAAGGACCGCTTTGATTAGTTGCAGAAGCAATAGGCGCAAGAAGATGCTGAAGTTGATGGCAAAGGTAATTAGCTGCATCTACTGCCATCGACTCATGAGTATCCTGACTAACCCCCATAGATCTAGCGAGCTCGACGAAACAGAGGTGCTTGTCTTCCGAAGAATCAGCAGACCCTGACGGTAGGTTCACCGAAGACAAGTCAGATTCTTGTGCAGCAGCATCACCGGGATTTCTGGTCGCTGCGATCTCCTCGAGCTCATTTATCCTGACAGTTCATCAAATCCATCGTCAAGACAAGAGCGTAAATAACAAAATTGCGTGACCAAGAGTGGCTTCCATCCAGGGTATCCCTTGAGGAAACAACAGGGACTCACAGTGCACTCGAAACCTCGATGGTCTCTTGGAGCTTCCTCACATGGTCCCGCACATTGTCGCGCTGCCAGAAGGAAACGGCAGGCGaaggctggggcggcggcggcggcggctgctgctgccgccactGCCACGGGGGAGGCTGCAGAGGACGTGGAGGCGCCCCGAAAGCATTCGGCGGGCGGAACATACCGAGCAGCCGCGGCTGCGAACGAAGAATACGAAGTCAGCAAATTGCAGAAAGCACGGCGTGGCCCGCGAGACGTTCCCTGGTGGAATCGTTCGGAAGTTCTGGCGCTCGCTCGAAGGGATGGTATGGTATCATTAGAGGGAAAACTGAAACTGACGGAGCGGTTGAGCCTTACCGAGATTTTATTTAGGTGACAAGGAGGAGGtgcggcgctggaggaggacgaGGTGTCTCCGGCGagcgccccggcggcggcgggcgggatgGGGGGGTCGGCTGCCTGCGCGGCGCTGCAGTTGGATGGATCGGGAAAGGGGGAGAGGAGTCGCAAGGCGGGCCCCAGCTGGGCTCATGTTGGTATTGGGCGGCCGAGCGGCCTGTGGGCCTTGCCGTCGCGTGATGGGCCTTTCTGCAAAGAGAGACGGGTGATTCGTTCAGGGGGCACGTGAGACGGGAGAACCCCCAGCTGGGCTCCGCCGTGCAGCCGTGCTCCTGCGAAATGCTGGTCTTGGGCCATCGGGGGTGGGCTGGGCCGGGTGGCGAGAGTCGTGGGCTGCCTTGTCCCTGGCGTCTATTGTATTATTATTATCTGGCAATCTAATGGGCCTTTCTGCAAAGAGACGCGGGGGGCACGTTGCGCGCTGCACGTTGACTTGTGGGGCTGGGCACCTCGCCCCACGAGGCGCGCTGTATGCATGCCGCGTAGCCCGGCAGCCAGTCATGGGCGGCCACGTAGCACTGGTCGCGGTTCATTGCTTTAAGCTAAACGAGTGACGTGGCCCGTCGATCAGTTGAGTTGGCTCTAGATCTCGGGCACCCACCCCGTGCAGGGGGAGGTCTATTCATCGCTTCAAGCGAAATTAGCTGGATCCGTCGCAGAGAGTTCAGCACGTCGTCCCGATGCTCAGGTCCCACGTTGGTTATAGTGGGCCGACCCCCTGCGGCCCAATTTCACGTTTCGTTTCAGCCATTCAAATTCCACGAGCTAAACGTTTCACTGTTTCATCGTTTCAGCCATTCCACAGCGAATTCGATAGAAACAGAAATCATGTTTTATTCTATCACAACATATTCAGAGGAACGTGAAATTGGAAAAGTAAACTAGGAACAGGTGAACAGGTTTAAACATCTTCAGAGAAACATTTGTACTATTAAAAACTTCGAACAATTTGGAATGTTCCGAAACTCTCAATTTATTCCGAaacattcaaatttattttcgggacatttcaaaagtgttccggaaAACTTTCAGATTGTTCCGAAACATTAAGATTTGTTTTCGAgacatttcaaaagtgttccgggACATTAAGCcgtttttcaaaagtgttccgaaACATTTTGACTTGTTTAGTAGATTATTCCCAAACATTCGGATGTTTTGGAAACATTTCAAAAAGTGTTCCCAAATATtcatatgttttcaaaaaaggtGTTCCCGGATGTTTAGTAGATTGTTTTGTTTTCAGAATGTTCTGAAACTTTCAGCATTGTTCTGAAACATTCAGATCTGTTTTGTGAACATTTCAAAAATATTCTGGAAAACTTTCAGATTGTTCCGAAAATATTTAGATTTGTTTTCGGgacatttcaaaagtgttccggaacattAAGACATTTTCAAAAGTATTCCGAAACATTCTGACTTGTTTATTGTCTTGTTTTCTTAATGTTCCGAAACTTTCAATTTATTTCGAAacatttagattttttttgggaCACTTTTAAATTTGTTTTGTAaacattttaaaattttgttttcg contains:
- the LOC120705523 gene encoding U11/U12 small nuclear ribonucleoprotein 59 kDa protein-like isoform X1 produces the protein MFRPPNAFGAPPRPLQPPPWQWRQQQPPPPPPQPSPAVSFWQRDNVRDHVRKLQETIEVSSALINELEEIAATRNPGDAAAQESDLSSVNLPSGSADSSEDKHLCFVELARSMGVSQDTHESMAVDAANYLCHQLQHLLAPIASATNQSGPWEERSAMVRLTQKLQKAKRNKSWRKRKRKHVAELFQKERADYDRIDQEADEWRAKQIAKDIAKRKVESMKQIARKKANEERKRLESELELALMVEKLQELRSIRVQKMKKQGHFLPEEDDKYLERVKAAVEEEERQAATAARTDAVKDAILTAEESRKVPQNENHHEDGSEDLKNGPTEDKNLGDVGVSEKNDQASQKTEHEGHKVEGKVHGHHDPVSNLPFEFYHYYHGSSYDMGTLIEVRRMWDSFMRPGGSRIPGHWVQPPPPSDEVWASYLVQPK
- the LOC120705523 gene encoding U11/U12 small nuclear ribonucleoprotein 59 kDa protein-like isoform X2, giving the protein MFRPPNAFGAPPRPLQPPPWQWRQQQPPPPPPQPSPAVSFWQRDNVRDHVRKLQETIEVSSALINELEEIAATRNPGDAAAQESDLSSVNLPSGSADSSEDKHLCFVELARSMGVSQDTHESMAVDAANYLCHQLQHLLAPIASATNQSGPWEERSAMVRLTQKLQKAKRNKSWRKRKRKHVAELFQKERADYDRIDQEADEWRAKQIAKDIAKRKVESMKQIARKKANEERKRLESELELALMVEKLQELRSIRVQKMKKQGHFLPEEDDKYLERVKAAVEEEERQAATAARTDAVKDAILTAEESRKVPQNENHHEDGSEDLKNGPTEDKNLGDVGVSEKNDQASQKTEHEGHKVEGKVHGHHDPVSNLPFEFYHYYHGSSYDMGTLIEGQLLNIFTQ